The Halalkalibacter krulwichiae genome has a segment encoding these proteins:
- a CDS encoding MBL fold metallo-hydrolase yields the protein MKVDILASGSRGNCIALSSGTKTILIDVGVAKTKIEKRLLEVGIRPDQVVAIFITHAHGDHIKGVPLANKYKIPIYAGEGEWSSIKGVDEELIHYVSSDQTVHVIDQFEIDAFPVHHDSYEPYGYAIYDSISKKQCSICLDTGKVDDNMLHFMGDSDYYIIEANHEPNMVEVSDYPVSTKARILSHIGHLSNEQTAEALKQLVRGRGEKIYLTHLSSKNNLPALAEMTVIRALDKKGFKQGTHYHLEVIE from the coding sequence ATGAAGGTTGATATTTTAGCTTCAGGGTCGCGAGGAAACTGTATAGCCCTTAGTTCTGGAACAAAGACCATTTTAATTGATGTTGGAGTAGCAAAAACAAAAATTGAAAAGCGACTATTAGAAGTTGGTATTCGTCCTGATCAAGTAGTTGCAATCTTTATCACTCATGCTCATGGAGATCACATTAAAGGTGTTCCATTAGCTAATAAATATAAGATTCCTATTTATGCCGGTGAAGGTGAATGGAGTTCAATTAAGGGTGTCGACGAGGAATTAATTCATTATGTTTCATCCGATCAGACAGTTCATGTAATTGATCAATTTGAAATTGATGCGTTCCCGGTGCATCACGATTCATATGAACCATATGGATATGCAATCTATGATTCTATTTCTAAAAAGCAATGTTCGATCTGTTTAGATACTGGAAAAGTGGATGATAACATGCTGCACTTCATGGGCGATTCAGATTACTACATCATTGAAGCTAATCATGAACCGAACATGGTTGAAGTGTCAGACTATCCAGTAAGCACGAAAGCGAGGATTCTAAGTCATATCGGGCATTTAAGTAATGAACAGACAGCAGAAGCCCTTAAACAGCTCGTAAGAGGGCGAGGAGAAAAGATATATCTAACACATCTAAGTAGTAAGAACAACTTGCCAGCACTTGCTGAAATGACTGTAATCAGGGCTTTAGATAAAAAAGGATTTAAGCAAGGTACACATTATCACTTGGAGGTAATCGAATGA
- a CDS encoding HNH endonuclease: MKNEYEVRGDVTAIFIKFKGQILETLIDTTDLTKAQEFTGTWYGWKCPKTKGVYVCGQKKINGHRTSFRLHRWITGVGPSLQVDHINHNPLDNRQSVSLRIVNNSQNNQNRKGPLKNNKANCLNVYFDKSRQKWAVAITLNYKKIYFKRFNTKKEAIIAAKIKRPELLPYSGVFI, translated from the coding sequence ATGAAAAACGAATATGAAGTTCGTGGAGATGTTACGGCGATATTCATTAAGTTTAAAGGGCAAATATTAGAAACTCTTATTGATACAACAGACTTGACGAAAGCACAAGAGTTTACAGGTACTTGGTATGGATGGAAGTGCCCAAAAACTAAAGGGGTATATGTTTGTGGTCAAAAGAAAATTAACGGTCATCGCACCAGTTTCCGCCTTCATCGGTGGATAACTGGTGTAGGCCCTAGTTTACAAGTTGATCATATTAACCATAACCCGTTAGATAATCGACAATCAGTAAGCTTAAGAATTGTTAATAACAGTCAAAATAACCAAAACAGAAAAGGTCCCTTAAAAAACAACAAAGCTAATTGTCTTAATGTTTACTTTGATAAATCCAGACAGAAATGGGCAGTTGCAATAACTTTGAATTATAAAAAGATTTACTTTAAACGATTTAATACTAAGAAGGAAGCAATAATAGCTGCAAAGATTAAGCGACCAGAGTTGCTTCCGTATAGCGGGGTTTTCATATGA
- the bet gene encoding phage recombination protein Bet produces the protein MTNALVKAISYEVSGEVIDLQPETVKNYLVRGNGSVTDQEIVMFMNLCQYQKLNPLINEAYLIKFGSQPAQIIVSKEAFMKRAESNEKFEGFEAGIIYEFNDEIKQVIGAVKPKKAELIGGWCKVFRSDRKQPIEVQVSIDEFSKGQATWKDMPLNMIRKVAIVNALREAFPNSLGAMYTEEEANKSSDIPEYQPKERKDITPNEPPAQSDQEVVKSPIDEAKAKMQSLFAQLGIEGKEAKGEYISKNLPNASNPPTLQELTGLIAIMEMDLERRQSFDADELE, from the coding sequence ATGACAAACGCATTAGTCAAAGCAATTTCATATGAGGTTAGTGGAGAGGTTATTGATCTTCAACCGGAAACAGTAAAAAACTATCTAGTTAGAGGTAATGGCAGTGTAACAGATCAAGAGATTGTCATGTTTATGAATCTATGTCAGTACCAAAAGTTAAATCCATTAATCAATGAAGCTTACCTAATTAAATTTGGTTCGCAACCTGCACAGATTATTGTTTCAAAAGAAGCTTTTATGAAGAGAGCAGAATCAAATGAAAAATTTGAGGGTTTTGAAGCAGGGATTATCTATGAATTTAATGATGAAATCAAACAAGTTATTGGAGCCGTTAAACCTAAGAAAGCTGAATTAATTGGTGGATGGTGCAAAGTATTTCGTTCGGACCGTAAGCAACCGATTGAAGTGCAAGTAAGTATTGATGAGTTCAGTAAAGGGCAGGCAACTTGGAAAGATATGCCCTTAAATATGATCCGCAAGGTAGCGATTGTGAATGCTTTACGTGAAGCTTTCCCTAACTCTCTTGGAGCTATGTATACGGAAGAGGAAGCAAATAAATCAAGTGATATTCCTGAGTATCAACCAAAAGAACGTAAGGATATTACACCTAATGAGCCACCTGCTCAATCGGATCAAGAAGTGGTTAAATCACCAATTGATGAAGCGAAAGCAAAAATGCAATCGTTGTTTGCGCAGTTAGGAATTGAAGGTAAGGAAGCCAAAGGTGAGTATATTTCCAAGAACCTTCCTAATGCTAGTAATCCACCAACATTACAAGAGCTTACTGGTTTGATAGCCATCATGGAAATGGATTTAGAACGTCGTCAATCTTTTGATGCGGATGAATTGGAGTAA
- a CDS encoding DUF6906 family protein, with protein MKNGKRPTRKQKEAIKHSGLSPDKWLVSKADQDHLLLVHRETGTTKLIYS; from the coding sequence ATGAAAAACGGTAAACGTCCAACTCGCAAGCAGAAAGAAGCAATCAAACATTCAGGGTTAAGTCCTGATAAATGGTTAGTAAGTAAAGCGGATCAGGATCATTTACTTTTAGTTCATAGAGAAACTGGAACAACAAAACTTATTTATTCATAG
- a CDS encoding AAA family ATPase has product MLVKVIKVEAKGFKSHQDLTVNFGEETKITGDNAQGKSSLLETLSWTLYGLNLFGAKLDPTPIGYATTETLVQVLLEVDGKKLLLGRGSKKGKASYYVNEVPSKAKEFNEIVEQLFDKELFFSLYNPNYFFTLHWEKQRSMLLQYVSAPTNKQVFKELPETQSEVLATLVKKHSLDDLAKIHRENKTKMEKAHIAAQSRTKTLNEQINILLENIGEVTLSNEELEANAEELRLAILEADKVPAQAFAKNSEYNKVKSELGMVQHQIDMSKERFPSLKNEQIEDTCRTCKRPLDEEAVKAVEEDKNNRIQEYKANHSKLIERKKELQTQLDSIEVIDVTEEQQKVRELEAKRDKVADKIRTHKQHEQLLTQVEEAKKDEQAKLESLNDSIFILDSIKAFKAKEAELQGEKVQELFNTLSVRLFDKQKNGEIKPTFEIEYDGRPYSKLSLSESIRAGLELREVLSKQSEIVAPVFVDNAESITSFKEPTGQLIICKVVAGQELKIEVSE; this is encoded by the coding sequence ATGTTAGTAAAAGTTATAAAGGTTGAAGCGAAGGGCTTTAAAAGCCACCAGGATCTTACTGTTAACTTTGGCGAGGAAACGAAGATCACTGGTGACAACGCTCAAGGAAAGTCTTCTTTATTAGAAACCCTTTCTTGGACATTATACGGCTTAAATCTATTTGGAGCAAAACTTGATCCTACACCAATAGGATATGCAACAACCGAAACTTTAGTACAAGTTCTTTTAGAAGTTGACGGAAAGAAATTGCTTTTAGGTCGCGGATCTAAAAAAGGGAAAGCTTCTTACTACGTCAATGAGGTACCAAGTAAAGCGAAAGAATTCAATGAAATTGTAGAGCAACTATTTGATAAAGAACTGTTTTTCTCTCTTTATAACCCTAATTACTTCTTCACGCTTCATTGGGAGAAACAACGTTCAATGCTTCTCCAATATGTTTCAGCACCAACTAACAAGCAAGTATTTAAAGAATTACCTGAGACTCAATCAGAAGTGCTTGCAACATTAGTTAAAAAGCATTCATTGGATGATCTAGCTAAGATTCATCGTGAGAACAAAACAAAGATGGAGAAGGCTCATATAGCGGCACAAAGTCGGACAAAGACATTAAATGAACAAATTAATATTCTTCTCGAAAACATTGGCGAAGTAACTCTAAGTAATGAGGAACTTGAAGCGAATGCGGAAGAGTTGAGACTTGCAATACTTGAAGCCGATAAAGTGCCAGCTCAAGCATTTGCTAAAAATAGCGAATACAACAAAGTGAAATCTGAGTTAGGCATGGTACAGCATCAAATCGATATGTCGAAAGAAAGGTTCCCTTCTTTGAAGAATGAACAAATTGAAGATACTTGCCGCACATGCAAAAGACCATTAGATGAAGAGGCTGTGAAGGCGGTAGAAGAAGATAAAAACAACCGGATTCAGGAATATAAAGCTAATCATAGCAAGCTTATTGAACGGAAAAAAGAGCTACAAACTCAACTGGATAGCATCGAAGTAATTGATGTAACAGAAGAACAACAAAAGGTTCGAGAGTTAGAAGCTAAACGTGACAAGGTAGCTGACAAAATTAGAACACATAAGCAACATGAGCAATTACTTACACAGGTAGAGGAAGCGAAGAAAGATGAGCAAGCCAAGTTAGAGAGCTTGAATGATTCGATCTTTATCCTGGACTCAATCAAAGCTTTTAAGGCGAAGGAAGCAGAATTACAAGGTGAAAAGGTTCAAGAGTTATTTAATACTCTCTCTGTTCGATTATTCGATAAACAGAAGAATGGAGAAATCAAACCTACGTTTGAAATCGAATATGATGGTCGTCCTTATAGCAAACTATCACTCTCTGAAAGTATCAGAGCAGGACTTGAGTTAAGAGAAGTTCTTAGTAAACAAAGTGAGATCGTTGCTCCAGTATTTGTCGATAATGCAGAAAGTATAACGTCATTTAAAGAACCAACAGGACAATTGATCATTTGTAAAGTGGTTGCTGGTCAAGAATTGAAGATTGAGGTGAGCGAATGA
- a CDS encoding Rha family transcriptional regulator, giving the protein MSNLVFIENDRVVTDSLTIAEVFDKRHADVLRDIEVQLEKLNEANEGKWGLSNFAQTQYQHPQNKQWYKKFNMSEDAFAIIAMSYVTPEAMKMKVKFLTEFKRMKEELQAKLQPKSQAEVIAMLAQFNVDQERRLVAVEEQLDKTSKKQDSITEILSLNPTEWRKKVTNLLNKIAQKLGGFEAYRNIRNQSYERLEDRARCDLSIRLKNKRSNMALEGASKSKIEKTNNLDVIAGDARLTEIYLAIVKEMAIEYDVAISQLNEGA; this is encoded by the coding sequence GATTGCTGAAGTTTTTGATAAAAGGCATGCTGATGTACTTCGTGACATTGAGGTTCAACTTGAGAAATTGAATGAAGCAAATGAAGGTAAATGGGGGTTGAGCAACTTTGCGCAGACCCAATATCAACACCCTCAAAATAAGCAATGGTACAAGAAATTCAATATGTCAGAAGATGCATTTGCCATTATCGCAATGAGTTATGTAACGCCAGAAGCAATGAAGATGAAGGTGAAATTCCTAACTGAATTTAAGCGGATGAAGGAAGAACTACAAGCTAAGCTCCAACCAAAATCTCAAGCCGAAGTCATTGCAATGCTTGCTCAATTCAATGTAGATCAGGAGCGTCGTCTTGTAGCTGTTGAAGAACAATTAGACAAGACTTCTAAAAAGCAAGATAGCATCACTGAAATTTTAAGTCTTAATCCAACTGAATGGCGTAAGAAAGTTACCAACCTTTTGAATAAGATCGCTCAAAAATTAGGTGGGTTTGAAGCGTATCGCAATATTAGAAATCAAAGTTATGAGCGTCTTGAGGATAGAGCTAGATGTGATCTATCAATTCGTTTAAAGAATAAAAGAAGCAACATGGCATTAGAAGGAGCTTCTAAATCAAAGATTGAGAAAACTAACAATCTTGATGTTATTGCTGGTGACGCAAGGTTAACGGAAATTTACTTAGCTATTGTAAAAGAAATGGCCATTGAATATGACGTGGCTATCAGTCAATTAAATGAGGGGGCTTAA